In Sporichthya polymorpha DSM 43042, a genomic segment contains:
- a CDS encoding NDMA-dependent alcohol dehydrogenase — MKTKAAVVYEPGKPIEIEELDLDGPREGEVLIRYTHAGLCHSDIHVAHGDLPCRTPIVLGHEGAGIIEEVGAGVTRVKPGDKVVCSFIPNCGHCRWCATGRQSICDMGATILEGNLPGPRPFPNTGPRGEYGAMCMIGTFSQYGTIHQNSVVAVDADLPLDKAVLVGCGVPTGWGSAVNTADTQPGDTILVVGVGGIGINAVQGARYAGAKNVIAVDPLENKREKALELGATHAVATSEEAMELAMELTRGVGADKGIITTDLVTEAQVTTTFHTISKGGKVVLTGLNKLDLNNVVIPSALMTLFRKTVQGSLFGDCNPTTDIPKILGLYQSGDLKLDEIITRTYKLEEVNEGYDDLLAGKNVRGVIVHEH; from the coding sequence GTGAAGACCAAGGCCGCCGTCGTCTACGAACCCGGCAAGCCGATCGAGATCGAGGAGTTGGACCTGGACGGCCCCCGTGAGGGCGAGGTCCTGATCCGCTACACCCACGCCGGCCTGTGCCACTCCGACATCCACGTGGCCCACGGTGACCTCCCCTGCCGGACGCCGATCGTGCTCGGGCACGAGGGCGCCGGGATCATCGAGGAGGTCGGTGCCGGCGTCACCCGCGTCAAGCCGGGTGACAAGGTCGTCTGCTCGTTCATCCCGAACTGCGGCCACTGCCGCTGGTGCGCGACCGGTCGCCAGTCGATCTGCGACATGGGCGCGACGATCCTCGAGGGCAACCTGCCCGGCCCCCGGCCGTTCCCGAACACCGGTCCGCGCGGCGAGTACGGCGCGATGTGCATGATCGGCACGTTCAGCCAGTACGGCACCATCCACCAGAACTCCGTGGTCGCGGTCGACGCGGACCTGCCGCTGGACAAGGCCGTGCTCGTCGGCTGCGGCGTCCCCACCGGCTGGGGATCGGCTGTGAACACGGCCGACACGCAGCCCGGCGACACGATCCTGGTCGTCGGCGTGGGCGGCATCGGCATCAACGCCGTGCAGGGCGCCCGCTACGCCGGCGCGAAGAACGTCATCGCCGTCGACCCGCTGGAGAACAAGCGGGAGAAGGCCCTCGAGCTCGGCGCCACCCACGCGGTCGCGACCTCCGAGGAGGCCATGGAGCTCGCGATGGAGCTCACCCGGGGTGTGGGCGCCGACAAGGGCATCATCACCACCGACCTGGTGACGGAAGCTCAGGTCACGACGACGTTCCACACGATCAGCAAGGGCGGCAAGGTCGTTCTCACCGGTCTGAACAAGCTCGACCTGAACAACGTCGTGATCCCGTCCGCGCTGATGACGCTGTTCCGCAAGACGGTCCAGGGCTCGCTGTTCGGTGACTGCAATCCGACCACCGACATCCCGAAGATCCTCGGGCTGTACCAGAGCGGTGACCTCAAGCTCGACGAGATCATCACCCGGACCTACAAGCTGGAAGAGGTCAACGAGGGCTACGACGACCTCCTCGCCGGCAAGAACGTCCGCGGCGTGATCGTTCACGAGCACTGA
- a CDS encoding peptide ABC transporter substrate-binding protein: MRRMMRSRRFAGLAAGMSAVLALSACSDGGGSGAEGDDDTITVRGCTPSFPLTPAATSSTCGLNILNAVTARLVHYASNGEARTDLAESISTDDAKTWTVRIRENATFSDGTPVTAASFVDAWNYAAYGPNNSPNANLFSPIVGYESVHPLDPDGEEGLGQAPPPSSTQLSGLTIADDRTFTIALREADATFPQRLGLVAFAPLPASFFTDAGQEFSEEPIGAGPFTLSEWDHGDRIVLEAWDDYSGPSRAKVKNVIFKMYDNSEAAYNDVVANTLDVTDVIPAGAREDERYQDDLDDRWVASPYGQIQVLRFPDEDEDRTYRSERLKRAISMALDRSELVKLAPGEFLVPATGWTPPGVAGYEENRCGRTCLYDRDDARDERNRAGGYDGTIRITYDAETPTVSNPSMWTEVCRQIERALNEPCEVTPASAQRFQDLMTDEETDDLLVIDKTMAYPSIDDFLVPMYSRNGVANWVDYRYTRFNDELSRAASRPNLDEAFDTYADAEALLVNDMPSVPLWYTNSLAGFSDRVTGVKLDIFGLYDLTGIAVTR, from the coding sequence ATGCGACGAATGATGCGGAGCCGGAGGTTCGCGGGCCTCGCGGCAGGCATGTCGGCCGTACTCGCCCTGAGTGCGTGCAGTGACGGGGGCGGCAGCGGCGCCGAGGGCGACGACGACACGATCACCGTCCGTGGCTGCACGCCGTCGTTCCCGCTGACGCCGGCGGCGACCAGCTCGACCTGCGGGCTGAACATCCTCAACGCGGTGACGGCGCGGCTGGTGCACTACGCCAGCAACGGCGAGGCACGCACGGACCTCGCGGAGTCGATCAGCACCGACGACGCGAAGACCTGGACGGTGCGCATCCGGGAGAACGCCACGTTCTCCGACGGCACCCCGGTGACCGCGGCGAGCTTCGTCGACGCGTGGAACTACGCCGCGTACGGGCCGAACAACTCGCCCAACGCGAACCTGTTCTCGCCGATCGTCGGCTACGAGTCGGTCCACCCGCTCGACCCGGACGGCGAGGAGGGCCTCGGCCAGGCGCCGCCGCCGAGCTCGACGCAGCTGTCGGGTCTGACGATCGCGGACGACCGGACCTTCACGATCGCGCTGCGTGAGGCGGACGCGACGTTCCCGCAGCGCCTGGGCCTGGTCGCCTTCGCCCCGCTGCCCGCGTCGTTCTTCACCGACGCCGGCCAGGAGTTCTCCGAGGAGCCGATCGGCGCCGGGCCGTTCACGCTCAGCGAGTGGGACCACGGCGACCGGATCGTGCTCGAGGCCTGGGACGACTACAGCGGTCCGTCCCGCGCGAAGGTCAAGAACGTGATCTTCAAGATGTACGACAACAGCGAGGCGGCCTACAACGACGTCGTCGCGAACACCCTCGACGTCACCGACGTCATCCCGGCCGGCGCCCGTGAGGACGAGCGCTACCAGGACGACCTCGACGACCGCTGGGTCGCGAGCCCGTACGGCCAGATCCAGGTGCTCCGCTTCCCGGACGAGGACGAGGACCGCACCTACCGGTCCGAGCGCCTCAAGCGCGCGATCTCGATGGCGCTCGACCGCAGCGAGCTCGTGAAGCTCGCCCCGGGCGAGTTCCTGGTCCCGGCCACCGGCTGGACCCCGCCGGGTGTCGCGGGCTACGAGGAGAACCGGTGCGGCCGGACCTGCCTCTACGACCGCGACGACGCCCGCGACGAGCGCAACCGCGCGGGTGGCTACGACGGCACGATCCGCATCACCTACGACGCCGAGACCCCGACCGTCTCGAACCCGTCGATGTGGACCGAGGTCTGCCGTCAGATCGAGCGCGCGCTCAACGAGCCGTGCGAGGTCACGCCGGCGTCGGCGCAGCGGTTCCAGGACCTCATGACCGATGAGGAGACCGACGACCTGCTGGTCATCGACAAGACGATGGCCTACCCGTCGATCGACGACTTCCTGGTGCCGATGTACTCCCGCAACGGTGTCGCAAACTGGGTGGACTACCGGTACACCCGCTTCAACGACGAGCTGAGCCGGGCGGCCTCGCGGCCGAACCTGGACGAGGCCTTCGACACCTACGCGGACGCTGAGGCCCTGCTGGTCAACGACATGCCGTCGGTGCCGCTCTGGTACACGAACTCGCTCGCCGGGTTCTCGGACCGGGTCACCGGGGTCAAGCTCGACATCTTCGGGCTGTACGACCTGACCGGGATCGCCGTGACCCGCTGA
- a CDS encoding MarR family transcriptional regulator → MRWPEHADQMAAVTSVMRVQQLLLGEIDRTLKPFGLTFASFEALRLLAFTREGELPMGKIGERLMVHPASVTNTVDKLERAGMVRRRSAPEDRRRVLAAITPDGRDLVEKATAALNAADFALPGVDRDTAVALTALLRRIRERGNDFDANAHDPWA, encoded by the coding sequence ATGCGCTGGCCGGAGCACGCCGACCAGATGGCGGCCGTGACCTCGGTGATGCGGGTTCAGCAGTTGTTGCTCGGGGAGATCGACCGGACACTCAAGCCGTTCGGCCTGACCTTCGCCTCGTTCGAGGCGCTCCGCCTGCTGGCGTTCACCCGTGAGGGTGAACTGCCCATGGGCAAGATCGGTGAACGCCTCATGGTGCATCCGGCGTCGGTGACCAACACCGTGGACAAACTCGAGCGCGCCGGCATGGTGCGCCGCCGCTCGGCGCCGGAGGACCGGCGCCGGGTGCTCGCTGCCATCACACCCGACGGCCGCGATCTGGTCGAAAAGGCGACCGCGGCGCTGAACGCCGCGGACTTCGCGTTGCCCGGGGTCGACCGGGACACCGCTGTCGCGCTGACTGCGCTGCTGCGCAGGATCCGCGAGCGGGGGAACGACTTCGACGCGAACGCGCATGACCCCTGGGCGTAG
- the icmF gene encoding fused isobutyryl-CoA mutase/GTPase IcmF produces MTELHVPANPVRFVTAASLFDGHDASINIMRRILQAQGAEVIHLGHNRSVDEVVTAAIQEDAQGVAVSSYQGGHIEYFSYLKELLAERGAGHVQVYGGGGGVIVAEEIALLRERGVTIFSPEDGQKLGLAGMINTMIATCDVDLAATPPTSADALLAGETATLARTITTIEAGKLPAELAAAISSAASDRSVPVLGITGTGGSGKSSLTDELVHRLRLDQQDKLRIAVIAVDPTRRKGGGALLGDRIRMNGLHGYNRDGGTGQGNVYFRSLATRGGGSEVPSCLTDVIAACKAAGYDLVIVETPGIGQGDDAIVPYVDLSLYVMTPEFGAASQLEKIGMLDFADVVAINKFERRGAEDALRDVARQIARNQGLMSSDWQNMPVFGTSAARFNDDGVTALYQHLKGLLGERGLPLEPGTLPTVEVKASSHLKTIIPPNRVRYLAEIAETVRGYHEQTRKEVELARQRQQLRATKDLVATRNGDTGVLEVLLDETEAELSEDSKALLASWPATVEAYSGDEHVVKIRDKEIKNRLFRESLSGTRIPRVALPRYGDEGELLRFLRSENLPGEFPYTAGVFPFKREGEDPARMFAGEGDPFRTNRRFHLLSKGQPATRLSTAFDSVTLYGRDPDVRPDIYGKVGTSGVSIATLEDMKALYDGFDLTAPNTSVSMTINGPAPTILAFFLNTAIDRELEKKAAELGRELTEDEAAEVRAWTLSTVRGTVQADILKEDQGQNTCLFSTEFSLKMMGDIQEYFIANKVRNFYSVSISGYHIAEAGANPISQLAFTLSNGFTYVESYLARGMDVDDFAPNLSFFFSNGMDPEYSVIGRVARRIWAVAMKEKYGANERSQKLKYHVQTSGRSLHAQEMDFNDIRTTLQALIALYDNCNSLHTNAYDEAVTTPSPESVRRALAIQLIINQEWGLAKNENPLQGSFIIDELTDLVEEAVLREFERISERGGVLGAMETGYQRGRIQDESMLYEQRKHDGSLPIVGVNTFLPPDGERAPVKLELARGTEEEKQSQLHRVRDFQSRNAEAGQVAIRRLQEAAIAGENVFAVLMDAARVCSLGQITEAFFEVGGQYRRNV; encoded by the coding sequence ATGACGGAACTTCACGTCCCGGCCAACCCGGTCCGGTTCGTCACTGCGGCCAGCCTGTTCGACGGACACGACGCGTCGATCAACATCATGCGGCGGATCCTCCAGGCCCAGGGTGCCGAGGTGATCCACCTCGGGCACAACCGCTCCGTCGACGAGGTCGTCACCGCCGCGATCCAGGAGGACGCGCAGGGCGTCGCGGTCAGCTCGTACCAGGGCGGCCACATCGAGTACTTCAGCTACCTGAAGGAACTGCTCGCCGAGCGCGGTGCCGGCCACGTGCAGGTCTACGGCGGCGGCGGGGGCGTCATCGTCGCCGAGGAGATCGCGCTGCTGCGCGAGCGGGGCGTCACGATCTTCTCGCCGGAGGACGGCCAGAAGCTCGGCCTCGCCGGGATGATCAACACGATGATCGCGACCTGCGACGTCGACCTGGCGGCCACTCCCCCGACCAGCGCGGACGCGCTGCTCGCGGGTGAGACCGCGACGCTGGCCCGCACGATCACCACGATCGAGGCCGGCAAGCTGCCGGCGGAGCTCGCGGCGGCCATCTCCTCGGCGGCGTCCGACCGCAGCGTCCCGGTTCTCGGCATCACCGGGACCGGTGGCTCCGGCAAGTCGTCGCTGACCGACGAGCTCGTGCACCGGCTGCGGCTGGACCAGCAGGACAAGCTGCGGATCGCCGTCATCGCCGTCGACCCGACGCGGCGCAAGGGTGGCGGCGCCCTGCTCGGTGACCGCATCCGCATGAACGGCCTCCACGGTTACAACCGGGACGGGGGCACCGGTCAGGGCAACGTCTACTTCCGGTCGCTCGCGACGCGCGGCGGGGGCTCGGAGGTCCCGAGCTGCCTGACCGACGTCATTGCGGCCTGCAAGGCCGCGGGCTACGACCTGGTCATCGTCGAGACCCCCGGCATCGGCCAGGGCGACGACGCGATCGTGCCGTACGTCGACCTCTCGCTGTACGTGATGACGCCGGAGTTCGGCGCCGCGTCGCAGCTGGAGAAGATCGGGATGCTCGACTTCGCCGACGTCGTCGCGATCAACAAGTTCGAGCGCCGCGGCGCCGAGGACGCGCTGCGCGACGTCGCCCGGCAGATCGCGCGCAACCAGGGCCTCATGTCCTCCGACTGGCAGAACATGCCGGTGTTCGGCACGAGCGCCGCCCGCTTCAACGACGACGGCGTCACCGCGCTGTACCAGCACCTCAAGGGCCTGCTCGGGGAGCGCGGCCTGCCGCTGGAGCCGGGCACGCTGCCCACCGTCGAGGTCAAGGCCTCCAGCCATCTCAAGACGATCATCCCGCCGAACCGCGTGCGGTACCTGGCCGAGATCGCCGAGACCGTGCGCGGCTACCACGAGCAGACCCGCAAGGAGGTCGAGCTCGCGCGGCAACGTCAGCAGCTGCGCGCGACCAAGGACCTCGTCGCGACGCGCAACGGGGACACCGGCGTGCTCGAGGTGCTGCTCGACGAGACCGAGGCGGAGCTCAGCGAGGACAGCAAGGCGCTGCTCGCGTCCTGGCCGGCGACGGTCGAGGCCTACAGCGGCGACGAGCACGTCGTGAAGATCCGCGACAAGGAGATCAAGAACCGGCTGTTCCGCGAGTCCCTGTCGGGCACGCGCATCCCGCGCGTCGCGCTTCCCCGCTACGGCGACGAGGGCGAGCTGCTCCGCTTCCTGCGCAGTGAAAACCTGCCGGGCGAGTTCCCGTACACCGCGGGCGTCTTCCCGTTCAAGCGCGAGGGTGAGGACCCCGCGCGCATGTTCGCCGGTGAGGGCGACCCGTTCCGCACGAACCGGCGCTTCCACCTGCTGAGCAAGGGCCAGCCGGCCACGCGGCTCTCGACGGCGTTCGACTCGGTGACGCTGTACGGCCGCGACCCGGACGTCCGCCCCGACATCTACGGCAAGGTCGGCACGTCCGGCGTGTCGATCGCGACGCTGGAGGACATGAAGGCGCTGTACGACGGCTTCGACCTGACCGCGCCGAACACCTCGGTGTCGATGACGATCAACGGCCCGGCGCCGACGATCCTCGCGTTCTTCCTCAACACCGCGATCGACCGCGAGCTGGAGAAGAAGGCGGCCGAGCTCGGTCGCGAGCTGACCGAGGACGAGGCGGCCGAGGTCCGCGCGTGGACGCTGTCCACCGTCCGCGGCACGGTGCAGGCCGACATCCTCAAGGAGGACCAGGGCCAGAACACCTGCCTGTTCTCCACGGAGTTCTCGCTCAAGATGATGGGCGACATCCAGGAGTACTTCATCGCGAACAAGGTGCGGAACTTCTACTCGGTCTCCATCTCCGGCTACCACATCGCCGAGGCCGGGGCGAACCCGATCAGCCAGCTCGCGTTCACGCTCTCCAACGGCTTCACCTACGTCGAGAGCTACCTCGCGCGCGGCATGGACGTCGACGACTTCGCGCCGAACCTGTCGTTCTTCTTCTCGAACGGCATGGACCCCGAGTACTCGGTGATCGGCCGCGTCGCCCGCCGGATCTGGGCGGTCGCGATGAAGGAGAAGTACGGCGCGAACGAGCGCTCGCAGAAGCTGAAGTACCACGTGCAGACGTCGGGCCGCTCCCTGCACGCGCAGGAGATGGACTTCAACGACATCCGCACGACGCTGCAGGCGCTGATCGCGCTCTACGACAACTGCAACAGCCTCCACACCAACGCCTACGACGAGGCCGTCACGACCCCGTCGCCGGAGTCGGTGCGCCGGGCGCTCGCGATCCAGCTGATCATCAATCAGGAGTGGGGTCTCGCGAAGAACGAGAACCCGCTGCAGGGGTCGTTCATCATCGACGAGCTCACCGATTTGGTCGAGGAGGCCGTGCTCCGCGAGTTCGAGCGCATCTCCGAGCGCGGCGGCGTCCTCGGCGCGATGGAGACCGGTTACCAGCGCGGCCGGATCCAGGACGAGTCGATGCTCTACGAGCAGCGCAAGCACGACGGCTCGCTGCCGATCGTCGGCGTCAACACGTTCCTGCCGCCGGACGGCGAGCGGGCGCCGGTCAAGCTCGAGCTCGCCCGGGGCACCGAGGAGGAGAAGCAGTCCCAGCTTCACCGGGTCCGCGACTTCCAGTCCCGGAACGCCGAGGCGGGTCAGGTCGCCATTCGGCGACTGCAGGAAGCGGCGATCGCGGGCGAGAATGTCTTCGCCGTGCTCATGGACGCCGCTCGCGTTTGTTCTCTGGGCCAGATCACGGAAGCATTCTTCGAGGTCGGCGGTCAGTACCGGCGCAACGTCTGA
- a CDS encoding 3-hydroxybutyryl-CoA dehydrogenase yields MSEIQRVGVVGSGLMGSGIAEVCARAGLNVTVTEVSAEALAAGRKRVESSLSRALQRGKLDEATHAATLERLTFTTDIGEFADVDLSVEAVAENEQIKLDIFKTLDKVITSPDAILASNTSSIPIMKLGMATSRPDKVVGIHFFNPVPVLKLVELVTSLLTSPETAERSSAFASGVLGKHVIRSQDRAGFIVNALLVPYILSAIRMMDSGFASADDIDNGMVLGCAHPMGPLALADLIGLDTIKAIADSMYEEFKEPLYFAPPLLLRMVDAGLLGKKSGRGFHDYH; encoded by the coding sequence ATGAGCGAGATCCAGCGCGTCGGAGTGGTCGGGTCCGGGCTGATGGGCTCCGGCATCGCGGAGGTCTGCGCACGTGCCGGCCTCAACGTGACGGTCACGGAGGTCAGTGCCGAGGCGCTGGCGGCCGGGCGCAAGCGCGTCGAGTCGTCGTTGAGCCGCGCTCTGCAGCGCGGGAAGCTCGACGAGGCCACCCACGCGGCGACGCTGGAGAGGCTCACGTTCACCACCGACATCGGTGAGTTCGCGGACGTGGACCTCTCGGTCGAGGCCGTCGCGGAGAACGAGCAGATCAAGCTCGACATCTTCAAGACGCTCGACAAGGTGATCACCTCGCCGGACGCGATCCTCGCGTCGAACACGTCGTCGATCCCGATCATGAAGCTCGGCATGGCGACCTCGCGGCCGGACAAGGTCGTCGGGATCCACTTCTTCAACCCGGTGCCCGTGCTCAAGCTCGTCGAGCTCGTCACCTCGCTGCTCACCTCGCCGGAGACCGCGGAGCGTTCGTCCGCGTTCGCGTCCGGGGTGCTCGGCAAGCACGTCATCCGCTCGCAGGACCGCGCCGGTTTCATCGTCAACGCCCTGCTGGTGCCGTACATCCTCTCGGCGATCCGGATGATGGACTCCGGCTTCGCCTCGGCCGACGACATCGACAACGGGATGGTGCTCGGCTGTGCCCACCCGATGGGCCCGCTCGCCTTGGCGGACCTGATCGGTCTCGACACCATCAAGGCGATCGCCGACTCCATGTACGAGGAGTTCAAGGAGCCGCTGTACTTCGCCCCGCCGCTGCTCCTGCGCATGGTGGACGCGGGCCTGCTCGGCAAGAAGAGTGGGCGCGGGTTCCACGACTACCACTGA
- a CDS encoding acyl-CoA dehydrogenase family protein — MAGYQGNKDFDACTLPKDYEDLRQSVRSLAEAQIAPHAHDVDDQGRFPKEALDALRQAGFDAPHVPEEYGGQGADALATVIIVEEVARVCMSSSLIPGVNKLGSLPLILSGSEELKSKYLTKLANGEGMFSYCLSEPEAGSDAGGMKTRAVADGDGWILNGSKCWITNAGESEFYTVFAVTDPEKGSRGGISAFVVEKNDNGVSFGAPERKLGIKGSPTRTVTFDDVRIPGDRIIGEVGTGFTTAMRTLDHTRITIGAQALGVAQGALDFAAGYMKERRQFGKAIAEFQGLQFMVADMAMQIEAARQLVYAAAAKSEREDKDLTYFGAAAKAYASDVAMKVTTDAVQLLGGYGYVKDYPVERMMRDAKITQIYEGTNQVQRIVIARSLLK; from the coding sequence ATGGCCGGTTATCAAGGCAACAAGGACTTCGACGCCTGCACGCTGCCGAAGGACTACGAGGACCTGCGCCAGTCGGTGCGGTCGCTCGCGGAGGCGCAGATCGCCCCGCACGCGCACGACGTCGACGACCAGGGCCGCTTCCCGAAGGAGGCCCTGGACGCCCTGCGCCAGGCCGGCTTCGACGCGCCCCACGTCCCCGAGGAGTACGGCGGCCAGGGTGCCGACGCCCTCGCGACGGTGATCATCGTCGAGGAGGTCGCGCGCGTCTGCATGTCGTCGTCGCTGATCCCCGGCGTGAACAAGCTCGGCTCGCTGCCGCTGATCCTCTCCGGCTCCGAGGAGCTGAAGAGCAAGTACCTGACGAAGCTCGCGAACGGCGAGGGGATGTTCTCCTACTGCCTGTCCGAGCCCGAGGCTGGTTCGGACGCCGGCGGCATGAAGACCCGCGCGGTCGCCGACGGCGACGGCTGGATCCTCAACGGCAGCAAGTGCTGGATCACCAACGCGGGCGAGTCCGAGTTCTACACCGTCTTCGCGGTCACCGACCCGGAGAAGGGTTCGCGCGGGGGCATCAGCGCCTTCGTCGTCGAGAAGAACGACAACGGCGTCTCCTTCGGCGCCCCCGAGCGCAAGCTCGGCATCAAGGGTTCGCCGACCCGCACCGTCACCTTCGACGACGTGCGCATCCCGGGCGACCGGATCATCGGCGAGGTGGGCACCGGCTTCACCACCGCGATGCGGACGCTCGACCACACCCGCATCACGATCGGCGCGCAGGCGCTCGGTGTCGCGCAGGGCGCGCTCGACTTCGCCGCGGGGTACATGAAGGAGCGCCGGCAGTTCGGCAAGGCGATCGCCGAGTTCCAGGGCCTGCAGTTCATGGTCGCGGACATGGCGATGCAGATCGAGGCTGCGCGTCAGCTCGTCTACGCCGCCGCCGCGAAGTCCGAGCGCGAGGACAAGGACCTGACGTACTTCGGCGCCGCGGCCAAGGCCTACGCGTCCGACGTCGCCATGAAGGTCACCACCGACGCCGTCCAGCTGCTCGGCGGCTACGGCTACGTGAAGGACTACCCGGTCGAGCGCATGATGCGCGACGCCAAGATCACCCAGATCTACGAGGGCACCAACCAGGTCCAGCGCATCGTCATCGCGCGGTCCCTGCTGAAGTAG
- a CDS encoding ABC transporter substrate-binding protein, translating to MRRPVPRSLRAALPVAVAAALLVSACGGGSNSGDVAEAAPVGDTLANPQDSTDSTAALVKAVADYLDAQASKRGKGSPEDAATRALAEAVAQAQADDPLPAAPAATQKAPVQQTKKQVESLRAANSYEGATSAKANARIAAQKNGITDVGVTQDSIKMGTVTMHGMALGNVLATPLVNGVKATFASINDRGGVLGRRLSLVDCDDGPGEVSRSKACIKKLVQQDKVFAFLGYSSWASASVHSDLATYRIPAIGTWAYSQTEWQDSYMFPTHMSMIHEAMANAHWVKNVIKPKTYGLVCLASPEMQLACQQVQQILDESGADLVRKLDVAISETSMSAQILSMRAANPEHIVHYVINPATMVKFMVEAAQQGYYPSKGISGNHLAAEVLGSLFGQHPVGRYWTNTTYKLWGPEFMATMNKYARGNKGLNHHIVQSSYVGALVFEKAAKTVGPNLTRERLMAQLANGDVYTADASLDQRFSWAPAERYGQNWNPEYGQGREYMYKYTSTNTVSNPDGTPSGFEPDPDQFVIYTNR from the coding sequence ATGAGACGGCCGGTACCCCGAAGCCTGCGCGCCGCCCTTCCGGTGGCGGTCGCCGCCGCGCTGCTGGTGTCCGCGTGCGGCGGTGGCAGCAATTCGGGGGACGTCGCCGAGGCCGCCCCGGTCGGCGACACCCTCGCGAATCCGCAGGACTCCACCGACAGCACCGCCGCGCTCGTCAAGGCGGTCGCGGACTACCTCGACGCCCAGGCCTCCAAGCGCGGCAAGGGCAGCCCCGAGGACGCGGCCACTCGAGCGCTGGCCGAGGCCGTCGCGCAGGCGCAGGCCGACGACCCCCTGCCGGCCGCTCCGGCCGCGACGCAGAAGGCGCCGGTCCAGCAGACCAAGAAGCAGGTCGAGTCGCTGCGCGCGGCGAACAGCTACGAGGGTGCGACGTCGGCGAAGGCGAACGCCCGCATCGCCGCGCAGAAGAACGGCATCACCGACGTCGGCGTCACGCAGGACTCGATCAAGATGGGCACGGTGACCATGCACGGCATGGCGCTGGGCAACGTGCTCGCGACCCCGCTCGTCAACGGCGTCAAGGCGACGTTCGCGTCGATCAACGACCGCGGCGGTGTGCTCGGCCGGCGGCTCTCGCTCGTCGACTGCGACGACGGTCCCGGTGAGGTCTCACGATCGAAGGCCTGCATCAAGAAGCTCGTGCAGCAGGACAAGGTCTTCGCGTTCCTCGGCTACTCGAGCTGGGCGTCCGCGTCGGTCCACTCGGACCTCGCGACCTACCGCATCCCGGCCATCGGCACCTGGGCCTACTCCCAGACCGAGTGGCAGGACTCGTACATGTTCCCCACGCACATGTCGATGATCCACGAGGCGATGGCCAACGCCCACTGGGTGAAGAACGTCATCAAGCCCAAGACGTACGGCCTCGTCTGCCTCGCGAGCCCGGAGATGCAGCTGGCGTGCCAGCAGGTGCAGCAGATCCTCGACGAGTCGGGCGCGGACCTGGTCCGCAAGCTCGACGTCGCGATCTCCGAGACCTCGATGTCCGCGCAGATCCTCTCGATGCGCGCGGCGAACCCGGAGCACATCGTCCACTACGTCATCAACCCGGCCACGATGGTGAAGTTCATGGTCGAGGCGGCGCAGCAGGGTTACTACCCGTCGAAGGGCATCTCGGGGAACCACCTCGCGGCCGAGGTGCTCGGCTCGCTGTTCGGGCAGCACCCCGTCGGCCGCTACTGGACGAACACGACCTACAAGCTGTGGGGCCCGGAGTTCATGGCGACCATGAACAAGTACGCCCGCGGCAACAAGGGCCTGAACCACCACATCGTGCAGTCCAGCTACGTCGGCGCGCTGGTGTTCGAGAAGGCGGCGAAGACCGTCGGCCCGAACCTGACGCGTGAGCGGCTGATGGCCCAACTCGCGAACGGCGACGTCTACACCGCCGACGCCTCGCTGGACCAGCGCTTCTCGTGGGCCCCGGCCGAGCGGTACGGCCAGAACTGGAATCCCGAGTACGGCCAGGGCCGCGAGTACATGTACAAGTACACCTCCACCAACACCGTCTCGAACCCGGACGGCACCCCGTCCGGGTTCGAACCCGACCCCGACCAGTTCGTGATCTACACGAACAGGTAG